One part of the Pseudomonadota bacterium genome encodes these proteins:
- a CDS encoding nucleoside-diphosphate sugar epimerase/dehydratase: MMRFSVIPFMQKMIAVLQSKVDYVNRSTFALIYDVTVSSLSVPLALLLRVGLDINKYAPYYIAKHMVVFGVICAGTYWWVRLDRVVWRYVSTRELWVIVRAVSIAVICYGFLWFLLSAHQALPRSIAVIAWFLTIGFLGGARFAYRMICDFQEAHSYPKESVDSKRILLIGISDHTEKFIRATLNNPANPFDIVGIVEEGTSRIGRQIHGVDIRGTVTNLEKVLEYLQESNLSPDIVVVGDLQGGGATLRQIFEYCQPYQLPVKRLPKLVEWAVEQMSPASLNPVALEDLLRRPQISLEQQGVQELIQGSKILVTGAGGSIGSELVRQICSFNPSQILLLDNSEYALYRIHQEVSQEFAKISNNMILADVSDRARIQELFSNLKPDLVFHAAALKHVPIVEENPVEAVITNVVGTKCVAEACRENQVKAMVMISTDKAINPSSIMGATKRLAERYCQSLDVATQATRFVTVRFGNVLGSTGSVVPLFQSQIEKGGPITITDPKMQRYFMTIAEAVELVLQAATLGMNPQQQKGEIYVLDMGAPLYVEDVARHLIRLAGLRPDQDIELKYVGSRAGEKLFEELFYPTEQKQETFCSLIHVAHSTIQRQDISHALDELEKYARKHQKRQTMHLLQAMVPEYSSPILQNVG, translated from the coding sequence ATGATGAGATTTTCAGTAATTCCCTTTATGCAAAAAATGATTGCAGTCTTGCAAAGTAAGGTAGATTATGTCAACCGATCTACATTTGCCTTGATTTATGATGTGACTGTCTCAAGTCTGTCTGTCCCGTTGGCGCTGCTGTTGCGAGTGGGTTTAGATATCAATAAGTATGCTCCTTACTATATTGCCAAACACATGGTTGTTTTTGGCGTTATTTGTGCGGGAACTTATTGGTGGGTGCGTTTAGATCGAGTGGTTTGGCGTTATGTCTCCACGCGCGAACTTTGGGTTATTGTACGTGCAGTTAGTATTGCGGTGATTTGCTACGGATTTTTGTGGTTTCTGCTGTCTGCTCACCAAGCGTTGCCTCGCTCAATAGCAGTGATTGCATGGTTTCTCACAATTGGTTTTTTAGGTGGTGCGCGTTTTGCCTATCGGATGATTTGTGATTTTCAAGAAGCACATTCGTATCCAAAAGAATCCGTGGATTCAAAAAGAATCCTCCTTATTGGGATTAGTGATCACACGGAAAAATTTATCCGGGCAACCCTTAACAATCCTGCCAATCCATTTGATATTGTAGGTATTGTTGAGGAAGGAACCTCGCGTATTGGACGTCAGATTCATGGGGTTGATATTCGAGGTACTGTAACCAACCTGGAAAAAGTGCTTGAGTACTTGCAGGAGAGCAATCTCTCGCCGGATATTGTCGTGGTGGGTGATCTTCAAGGGGGCGGTGCTACTTTAAGGCAGATCTTTGAATATTGCCAGCCATATCAGCTGCCAGTTAAACGTTTGCCAAAGCTTGTTGAATGGGCTGTTGAGCAGATGAGTCCAGCGTCTTTGAATCCTGTTGCTCTTGAAGATCTGTTAAGGCGCCCACAAATTTCTCTTGAGCAACAAGGGGTGCAAGAGTTGATTCAGGGGAGCAAAATTTTGGTAACCGGTGCAGGTGGATCCATAGGATCAGAACTGGTGCGGCAAATATGCAGTTTTAATCCAAGCCAGATTTTGCTGCTAGATAATTCAGAATACGCACTTTATCGTATTCATCAGGAAGTGAGCCAAGAATTTGCAAAAATCTCTAATAATATGATTTTAGCCGATGTTTCTGATCGCGCGCGTATTCAAGAGCTCTTTTCCAATCTTAAACCGGACCTCGTGTTTCATGCCGCCGCTCTTAAACATGTGCCCATTGTTGAAGAGAACCCCGTTGAAGCAGTAATTACCAATGTCGTTGGCACAAAATGTGTGGCTGAGGCGTGCCGAGAGAATCAGGTCAAAGCTATGGTGATGATTTCAACGGATAAAGCCATTAACCCTTCTAGTATCATGGGGGCAACCAAGCGTCTGGCAGAACGTTATTGTCAGAGTCTGGATGTAGCCACTCAGGCAACACGCTTCGTGACGGTACGGTTTGGTAATGTTTTGGGATCCACTGGTTCTGTTGTTCCCCTATTTCAAAGTCAGATTGAAAAAGGCGGCCCCATTACCATTACTGATCCAAAGATGCAGCGTTATTTTATGACCATTGCAGAAGCAGTGGAGTTAGTCCTACAAGCAGCGACTTTGGGGATGAATCCGCAACAGCAAAAGGGAGAGATTTATGTTTTGGATATGGGAGCACCTTTGTATGTTGAAGACGTCGCCCGGCATCTTATTCGGTTAGCTGGGTTGCGGCCAGATCAGGATATTGAATTGAAGTATGTTGGCAGTCGTGCTGGTGAAAAGCTTTTTGAAGAACTGTTTTATCCAACGGAGCAAAAGCAAGAAACCTTTTGTTCGTTGATTCACGTTGCACATTCCACGATCCAGCGGCAGGATATAAGTCATGCCCTTGACGAGTTAGAAAAATACGCCCGCAAACACCAAAAACGCCAAACCATGCATTTGCTGCAGGCTATGGTGCCTGAATATTCATCACCTATTTTGCAAAATGTGGGTTAG
- a CDS encoding prepilin-type N-terminal cleavage/methylation domain-containing protein, with translation MPKKARCLATQLNAGFSLVELAIVLVVIGLIIGGVLKGQQLIESARLKSVLSQLNEFRLATGIFIDRFGGLPGDFQHAKEYIHSSLRNGSGNGIIEGAGLQAGTEAQQYWMHLSKAQLISFSGSENSDSIGFGITAPASRLGGGYTVVYHPESDMPGHWYLLGEALNGHGDGALLTPAQALSLDQQVDTGMPTSGRVRSFTGKGAKSECIVKGFYNLQYTGRACIMYFEF, from the coding sequence ATGCCAAAAAAAGCGCGTTGTCTTGCGACCCAGCTAAATGCTGGCTTTAGTTTAGTTGAACTAGCCATCGTGCTTGTGGTGATTGGCCTCATTATAGGAGGTGTTTTAAAAGGGCAACAGCTGATTGAGAGTGCTCGGTTAAAATCAGTTCTTTCACAACTCAATGAATTTCGCCTAGCGACTGGGATTTTTATCGATCGTTTTGGGGGTCTACCGGGTGATTTTCAACATGCCAAAGAGTATATTCATTCATCCTTAAGAAATGGAAGCGGTAACGGAATCATTGAGGGAGCGGGTTTGCAAGCTGGAACCGAAGCGCAACAGTACTGGATGCACCTTTCCAAAGCCCAGCTCATTAGTTTTTCAGGTAGCGAAAATAGCGATAGCATTGGGTTTGGAATCACCGCACCGGCTTCTCGCTTGGGAGGTGGTTACACAGTGGTCTACCATCCAGAAAGTGATATGCCTGGGCATTGGTATTTGTTGGGAGAAGCGTTAAATGGTCATGGCGATGGTGCATTGTTAACACCCGCCCAAGCATTGAGCCTTGATCAGCAGGTGGATACGGGAATGCCAACAAGTGGCCGAGTGCGTAGTTTTACCGGCAAAGGTGCTAAATCAGAATGTATCGTCAAAGGGTTCTACAACCTACAGTATACCGGCAGGGCATGTATCATGTATTTTGAGTTTTAA